A single region of the Leptodactylus fuscus isolate aLepFus1 chromosome 5, aLepFus1.hap2, whole genome shotgun sequence genome encodes:
- the GATM gene encoding glycine amidinotransferase, mitochondrial has protein sequence MLRVRCVRGGSRGAEAVHYIGSMLSKGLAGWVQRTFQSTQAAAATKKTCTADETVAQDSPVCSYNEWDPLEEVIVGRPENASVPPFTVEVKANTYEKYWPFYQKYGGSGFPQEHVKKAVEEIEEMCNILRHEGVTVQRPEVIDWSVQYKTPDFESTGLYAAMPRDILLVVGNEIIEAPMAWRSRFFEYRAYRPLIKDYFRRGAKWTTAPKPTMADELYDQEYPIRTVEDRHKLAAQGKFVTTEFEPCFDAADFMRAGRDIFAQRSQVTNYLGIEWMRRHLAPEYKVHVISFKDPNPMHIDATFNIIGPGLVLSNPDRPCHQIDLFKKAGWTIVTPPTPLIPDDHPLWMSSKWLSMNVLMLDEKRVMVDANETSIQKMFESLGISTIKVSIRHANSLGGGFHCWTCDVRRRGTLQSYFS, from the exons ATGCTACGAGTCAGATGTGTGAGAGGAGGAAGCAGGGGAGCTGAAGCTGTCCATTACATAGGATCCATG CTGAGTAAAGGCCTCGCCGGATGGGTGCAGCGAACTTTCCAAAGCACCCAGGCAGCTGCAGCAACCAAGAAAACCTGCACTGCTGATGAAACTGTCGCCCAAGACAGTCCTGTCTGCTCTTACAATGAATGGGACCCATTAGAGGAAGTCATTGTAGGGAGACCAGAAAATGCAAGTGTTCCCCCATTCACAGTAGAAGTGAAG GCAAACACCTATGAAAAGTATTGGCCTTTTTACCAAAAGTATGGAGGCTCTGGTTTTCCTCAAGAACACGTGAAGAAAGCTGTTGAGGAAATTGAGGAAATGTGCAATATTTTACGACATGAAGGCGTTACCGTACAGAGGCCTGAGGTGATCGATTGGTCAGTTCAATACAAAACACCTGACTTCGAATCCACAG GTCTATATGCTGCTATGCCTAGAGACATCCTGCTGGTTGTTGGTAATGAGATCATTGAAGCCCCTATGGCTTGGAGATCCCGCTTCTTTGAATATAGGGCCTATCGCCCTCTAATTAAAGATTATTTCCGACGGGGGGCAAAATGGACCACTGCACCTAAGCCAACAATGGCAGATGAGCTCTATGACCAG GAATACCCTATCCGTACTGTAGAAGACAGACACAAGCTCGCTGCTCAAGGGAAATTTGTTACTACAGAGTTTGAGCCCTGTTTTGATGCTGCTGACTTCATGAGAGCTGGAAGAGATATATTTGCACAGAGAAGCCAG GTGACAAACTATCTTGGAATTGAATGGATGCGCAGACATCTGGCACCTGAGTACAAAGTACATGTTATCTCATTTAAGGACCCCAATCCTATGCATATCGATGCAACCTTTAATATTATTGGACCAGGCCTTGTACTCTCTAACCCAGATCGCCCCTGCCatcag ATTGACTTGTTCAAGAAGGCTGGCTGGACTATTGTCACACCCCCCACTCCACTCATCCCAGATG ATCATCCTCTTTGGATGTCATCAAAATGGCTTTCAATGAATGTCTTAATGCTGGATGAGAAACGTGTAATGGTGGATGCCAACGAGACTTCCATTCAGAAAATGTTTGAGAGTTTAG GCATCTCCACCATTAAAGTGAGTATTCGCCATGCGAATTCATTAGGAGGTGGATTCCATTGCTGGACCTGTGATGTTCGTCGCCGTGGAACCCTGCAGTCCTATTTCAGTTAA